Within the Drosophila melanogaster chromosome 3R genome, the region CCGGCCAAGTCCTTTTTTGGCCGCCAAGtccttttttgctttttagtAATCATTTTTGGGAGCTGGCGCGCCGGAAGAGCTCTCATGTGGCTCGTTGGAGAGGACTCGCCTTTGAtctctttttaattttcaaacatatatttttcggTATGGCTATTGCTATTTCGAATCGCCGGGTTCAATTTGAAAGGAATGCAGCCGGAGCACTTCATCATTCCCCGCCTTTTCCGCCTGCGTTTGCGTTTGACAGGACAAACAGGATACATAGATAGAAGCTCCTTGGCATTGTCCCGGCTCAAGTGCCCTCTGGCACTGTGGGTTCTGTTTCGAATTCGTGTTCAAAATccatttagttgccatttcgaAGGCAGTTACATTGTCTAGACGCAgcatttattaaatgttttatggATGTGAGCGCATCAAATTATATGgacaaataaaaatcataGAAGTTTCGGGGGAAATTGAGTCATGCCAGGCGATTTATAGTCAGTGAGTGAGGGAGTGAGTGTATACTAGTATTCCGTTGTGGAGACTAATCGAAAGCGATCCTCCCAAGAAGCACTTGAATTGGAAAATTACCAGCCAGCATTTCCAGCTGTCCAGTGTAAGTGTTTGCCCACCATCCGTGCATAAATTACACGCTCAGGTGAGGCTCTAAATAAGGTAATAGAAGCCAATCGTAATCGCTGGATGCCTTCTCCTGCAAGACCCGGGATGAGCAAATAGCCCGCGTCATTTATCATTTGCAAACAAAGAGAAGCCCAAACATCAGGCCAATCAGGCAGCCGATCCCCGCCACACCACACCACGCCACATCAGACTATCCAGATCCCAGATCCCAGATGCCAGATCACAAATCACAGATCGCTGCATGCCAGGGAGCATAAATCACCGGGCACGTTCTGGCTTTTCTGGGATCCTCCTCAGTGGAACTGAGTCGAACCGAACTGGACTGAAGCGACGACTCCTGGGAGTACAAAATGATTGCCCGCTGATTGCCAGTGCGGCAATTACTCAATTTTGCACACGCGCATTATTTGTCTGTGTCGATCTCGTGGTGGCTCAGTTGCCTCCCCAGATCGAATTGGACAGCCTAAATGGCCTTCCATGCCGCGGACTTTAATCAACGTTTAtgttaaacaatttaaatttatggcaaaaTAATGCGAGATCGCGATGACTGATCCCCCGCCTTTAATCTCTACTCCCTTCCCTGAACAGCAACTACGACAGCCCCTATCGCTCCACCTACAGCATACCCACCAGCTTGGGCATCAGACCTTGCCATCAGCAGCAGAACAACAACTCCAgcagctacaacaacaacagtggGGGCAACCTGCAAACGCCTGACTCGCCCAGGAGCACCCGGAGTGCTCCCTGGCCCAGATCGCAGCAGAGATCCCTCTTCGGGCACAATCCATCGAGTCCGCGATCCGTGAGATCCGCGAGTACGGCAGGCGGTGGGCTGCACCATCATCACAGCCACCACAGCCACGGTCACGGTACCAGCCACCATCCGCACCACCAATCCTCGTCAGCGGGGGCCACCTCCTCGACCTCGCATCACCACCGTCAGCAGCGGGCCAGCTCCTCATCCGCCTCCCATCAGCAGCAGAGATACCGCTCCAGTTCTGTGGAGAGCCACTCCTCTAACGACTCGAGGTCCACGCGCAAGTAAGTCTTAGTAATATTACGAATTATTTTTACTTCGGACCCGAGTTTGACCTTTCCAAGGGCATCAGGACTGAATCCTAGGATGAAGTTAGATAAATGCGACGCGTGCGAATTTTATCGAGCTAGATGCATTAAGGTCGTCAACacttaattaactttagaAGGTTAAGTATGTTAAGATAGAGTCCAGTTTATGTGACATTTTAAGACCAATTAAGCATTATCGACGTGGACATCCTCAGGCATGCGCCTAGTTTGAGTGGTTGGATGAACTGATTAAATTTGTCTATTTATCTTATCTGCAAAGATCTGAATTTCGCAAGGGAATTTGAATTTCCCAATTTTTATGCGTATCAACTTTGGTATTTTCACGTATCTAATCAAGGAACTCTTCGGAATTTGCAAATCATTATAATTCAAGGCATAAGCACCGTCATCGACGCACCTCAGATAATGAAAGCGAGCTTTCCAGAGGATCAGGTCGGTCCGGAAGATCAGGACGTTCGCATCATCGCAAGCACCGCCGTTCGCACCGGCATCGAAGGGACTCAGCCGGAGGATCCGATCATGACAGCACACGAGGACGCAGCTACTCTGGTCATCGCAGCTCTTCGATGAGAAGTGGAAGTACCGAGCTCATAGACTCCACATCGCAATGGAGGGAAGTGCAACGACGCCAGGCGGAGGCCAGTTTGGGGCAGAGTTCCGTGCAACAGGCAGCGGTTTCCAAGAGCAGCATGGTGGCCAGGAGTCTCCACAGCAACGACAGTCACTCGGACACCCATTCGCACCACAAATCCAGGAGGCACCGCAAAAACAAGTGAGTacaaccaaaaaaaaggagcCAGTATCCTTTATTTGCGATGGATCTcaatatatgtaaatttttaaacaaaaatagatCCCCATCGGAATCACGAAGCCGCATGTGGAACAGTGAGCTGGCGAAGCACCTACAATTCGATCTGGTGGACACGGAGGGCATGTCGGAGCAGCAGTTACGGGAAATTCCCTACACGGTGGTAGAGACCACTTCGAAGAGGTCCAACTCTAACCTAAAGATCCACAAGAGCAACAGCAAGAGCAGTGTGGGAGCGAAGAGTACGGGCTCTGGTAACACCATTACGAATGGTAGTGGATCTGGAAATGCGGGTCAGGCCAGGAATCGCGTCGATCGCATCAGGGGGTAAGTACTAGTTAACCAACCAATCACTAAATTACTAATAGGAAAGGGAACGATTTTTAGTTCTTGTTCTGATTATTTATCAGCTCTCACTTAACTCATGTACATAATTGTAGACTTTACTATCAAAGCACGCATCCACACGAGGCCAACGGAGGTCCTGGAGCTGGAGGACATGCGCCGAAGAATGGATCCATCCGCTCGGCCAGCACTATATCTTCAAGGGAGTGTGAACGGAATAATGGTCTAGTTAGGTGAGTAGAGGAGGAGATGTCTTCACAAATTTTGGAATATGAATGTGGATTTCCGAACTTCAGAATGATGTCCAGCATGAGCATGGGTGACTTTATCTCGCCCACTGGCTCCAATCTGAGTCCTTTGGAAAACTCAGCTCTGCGGGTGTCCCACGAGCATACTGACTCTGGACTGGGAGCCGATCAGGATTATGCATACTCATCGGAAAGGTAAGATCATTTCATATTTACCTTAATTTGTATtaagtattttaaaagttatttcaGTTTAACTAACCTGCttactcttttaacataaaccTCCTTAAAACTTCCAGATCCAGCGACAGCACTCGCTATGGCACCAACAAATCCTCTGGCGCCTCGAGCGGATCGCACCGGAAGTCGGGGGGCAGTGCCGGCGGGAACTACAACAACTTGATGCAGCAGACCGTGAGtaaccagcaacagcagcagcgctCGCTGTtcgcgcagcagcagcggcagcagaagAGCACCTACAAATACGCCACCTCCTCGCCATCGTCCACTAACCCAGGGAGCTCCTCGGGACTGGCGCCCGTCCACAACCCGGGCTCGAGTTCCAATCCCAGCTCCAGTCAAAACCCCAACAGCGCTACTAACTCTAATCAACAGTCGCCGGCTAATCGCCTGCTCCACTACACGACCTTTGAGAACAACCAGTACAAGTTCAGTCTGAACAATGCGCTGGCCAAGAGCTCCAAGGGCGTGGTGAGTGGAGGAGGCAGCATTAGCAATCTGGCCGGCAACATGGTAACATCTGGTGGTGTCGGTGGTCCAGGCTCTcaaggtggtggtggtgctttCAGCCGGCAGCGCAGCTTCGTGGAGTGGCCCAGCAATCCGGCGTCGCCCTACTATTACCAAGGTCCTTCCACGCACGTGGCGCAGGTGAAGCGCCGGGATGCCAAGTCAGATATTGGGGTGCCCACCAGGCGGCTCTCCGGACAGAGTTTGACCAAAACGCAACTTCTGACGGGCGGCGGTAACTCGCAGTTAGCCAATGCGGGCTGTTATCCGTTGCACTATGCGAGCAGCAATGTTGCGGGCGCGGGCTACAATCGTCCCTTAGGTCAAAGATCAGGTGGCAACGGCTCCTCCGCCAGTGGCTTTGGCCTCCAGCCAGCCAAATCGGACCTCTTCTTGTCCTACATCCACGGCGGGGAGTACGAAAGACCCTACATATACAACTACAAGATGCCGCAGATGCCGGGTGGAGCCggggcaggagcaggagcaggagctggaacGGGAGCAGTGGGCTCCCCAAAACAACAGACCACCGCTTACCACATTTCTGGGTCGCAGACCGCAGATCCGCCGCCACCCCCTCCTCCACTGTACGGCGGCACGGCGCCCGCCAACGACGTCATGTACTATCAGTTCGACAAAGGAGCCGCCGTCGCTGCCGGACCTCCTTCcacgtcgtcgtcctcgtcgcCGCCCATTGTCCAGCAGCCGCGGCAAACGGGCGGTCCATTAGTGTATCTGCAACATGGC harbors:
- the CG34347 gene encoding uncharacterized protein, isoform H encodes the protein MNCLCRPSRIMSVRINLLDETEFIHEIKDDLPGQALLDVVFARLNLIETSYFGIRYIDEENQTHWLDPASRISRQLKPKSDPYDLYFGVKFYAADPCKLLEEITRYQLFLQVKQDVLQGRLPVAFELAAELGAFVVQSELGDYDQRRHSKGYVSEFRLLPNQSNELETRVSELHQQLKGMSPSSAELNYLDKVKWHDMYGVDLHPVLGEDSVEYFLGLTPSGIVVLRNKTTVAHYYWPRIAKVYYKGRYFMLRISDKNNELSTYGFETPRKSACKHLWRCCVEHHAFFRQVRVAPLPSSQSHAADLFQLGSRFRHSRPDKQTEKDALSAGRSPPAFTRTPSKRQPRRVIDDFFNSNGNGNGNGNGNGNGHGHGGSGAGTLGGGSHMGNRPLPQPGMGTISNNYDSPYRSTYSIPTSLGIRPCHQQQNNNSSSYNNNSGGNLQTPDSPRSTRSAPWPRSQQRSLFGHNPSSPRSVRSASTAGGGLHHHHSHHSHGHGTSHHPHHQSSSAGATSSTSHHHRQQRASSSSASHQQQRYRSSSVESHSSNDSRSTRKHKHRHRRTSDNESELSRGSGRSGRSGRSHHRKHRRSHRHRRDSAGGSDHDSTRGRSYSGHRSSSMRSGSTELIDSTSQWREVQRRQAEASLGQSSVQQAAVSKSSMVARSLHSNDSHSDTHSHHKSRRHRKNKSPSESRSRMWNSELAKHLQFDLVDTEGMSEQQLREIPYTVVETTSKRSNSNLKIHKSNSKSSVGAKSTGSGNTITNGSGSGNAGQARNRVDRIRGLYYQSTHPHEANGGPGAGGHAPKNGSIRSASTISSRECERNNGLVRMMSSMSMGDFISPTGSNLSPLENSALRVSHEHTDSGLGADQDYAYSSERSSDSTRYGTNKSSGASSGSHRKSGGSAGGNYNNLMQQTSAIVSEMSTEL
- the CG34347 gene encoding uncharacterized protein, isoform I, translating into MNCLCRPSRIMSVRINLLDETEFIHEIKDDLPGQALLDVVFARLNLIETSYFGIRYIDEENQTHWLDPASRISRQLKPKSDPYDLYFGVKFYAADPCKLLEEITRYQLFLQVKQDVLQGRLPVAFELAAELGAFVVQSELGDYDQRRHSKGYVSEFRLLPNQSNELETRVSELHQQLKGMSPSSAELNYLDKVKWHDMYGVDLHPVLGEDSVEYFLGLTPSGIVVLRNKTTVAHYYWPRIAKVYYKGRYFMLRISDKNNELSTYGFETPRKSACKHLWRCCVEHHAFFRQVRVAPLPSSQSHAADLFQLGSRFRHSRPDKQTEKDALSAGRSPPAFTRTPSKRQPRRVIDDFFNSNGNGNGNGNGNGNGHGHGGSGAGTLGGGSHMGNRPLPQPGMGTISNNYDSPYRSTYSIPTSLGIRPCHQQQNNNSSSYNNNSGGNLQTPDSPRSTRSAPWPRSQQRSLFGHNPSSPRSVRSASTAGGGLHHHHSHHSHGHGTSHHPHHQSSSAGATSSTSHHHRQQRASSSSASHQQQRYRSSSVESHSSNDSRSTRKHKHRHRRTSDNESELSRGSGRSGRSGRSHHRKHRRSHRHRRDSAGGSDHDSTRGRSYSGHRSSSMRSGSTELIDSTSQWREVQRRQAEASLGQSSVQQAAVSKSSMVARSLHSNDSHSDTHSHHKSRRHRKNKSPSESRSRMWNSELAKHLQFDLVDTEGMSEQQLREIPYTVVETTSKRSNSNLKIHKSNSKSSVGAKSTGSGNTITNGSGSGNAGQARNRVDRIRGLYYQSTHPHEANGGPGAGGHAPKNGSIRSASTISSRECERNNGLVRMMSSMSMGDFISPTGSNLSPLENSALRVSHEHTDSGLGADQDYAYSSERSSDSTRYGTNKSSGASSGSHRKSGGSAGGNYNNLMQQTVSNQQQQQRSLFAQQQRQQKSTYKYATSSPSSTNPGSSSGLAPVHNPGSSSNPSSSQNPNSATNSNQQSPANRLLHYTTFENNQYKFSLNNALAKSSKGVVSGGGSISNLAGNMVTSGGVGGPGSQGGGGAFSRQRSFVEWPSNPASPYYYQGPSTHVAQVKRRDAKSDIGVPTRRLSGQSLTKTQLLTGGGNSQLANAGCYPLHYASSNVAGAGYNRPLGQRSGGNGSSASGFGLQPAKSDLFLSYIHGGEYERPYIYNYKMPQMPGGAGAGAGAGAGTGAVGSPKQQTTAYHISGSQTADPPPPPPPLYGGTAPANDVMYYQFDKGAAVAAGPPSTSSSSSPPIVQQPRQTGGPLVYLQHGQNPSVPEVQQSTSAIPKPADHAPAARVNCSSNPPPTAFCKLWLQQQQQQQQQQQQQQQQQQQHQQHQSQQQQLYEQQQAWL
- the CG34347 gene encoding uncharacterized protein, isoform G — protein: MNCLCRPSRIMSVRINLLDETEFIHEIKDDLPGQALLDVVFARLNLIETSYFGIRYIDEENQTHWLDPASRISRQLKPKSDPYDLYFGVKFYAADPCKLLEEITRYQLFLQVKQDVLQGRLPVAFELAAELGAFVVQSELGDYDQRRHSKGYVSEFRLLPNQSNELETRVSELHQQLKGMSPSSAELNYLDKVKWHDMYGVDLHPVLGEDSVEYFLGLTPSGIVVLRNKTTVAHYYWPRIAKVYYKGRYFMLRISDKNNELSTYGFETPRKSACKHLWRCCVEHHAFFRQVRVAPLPSSQSHAADLFQLGSRFRHSRPDKQTEKDALSAGRSPPAFTRTPSKRQPRRVIDDFFNSNGNGNGNGNGNGNGHGHGGSGAGTLGGGSHMGNRPLPQPGMGTISNNYDSPYRSTYSIPTSLGIRPCHQQQNNNSSSYNNNSGGNLQTPDSPRSTRSAPWPRSQQRSLFGHNPSSPRSVRSASTAGGGLHHHHSHHSHGHGTSHHPHHQSSSAGATSSTSHHHRQQRASSSSASHQQQRYRSSSVESHSSNDSRSTRKHKHRHRRTSDNESELSRGSGRSGRSGRSHHRKHRRSHRHRRDSAGGSDHDSTRGRSYSGHRSSSMRSGSTELIDSTSQWREVQRRQAEASLGQSSVQQAAVSKSSMVARSLHSNDSHSDTHSHHKSRRHRKNKSPSESRSRMWNSELAKHLQFDLVDTEGMSEQQLREIPYTVVETTSKRSNSNLKIHKSNSKSSVGAKSTGSGNTITNGSGSGNAGQARNRVDRIRGTHPHEANGGPGAGGHAPKNGSIRSASTISSRECERNNGLVRMMSSMSMGDFISPTGSNLSPLENSALRVSHEHTDSGLGADQDYAYSSERSSDSTRYGTNKSSGASSGSHRKSGGSAGGNYNNLMQQTVSNQQQQQRSLFAQQQRQQKSTYKYATSSPSSTNPGSSSGLAPVHNPGSSSNPSSSQNPNSATNSNQQSPANRLLHYTTFENNQYKFSLNNALAKSSKGVVSGGGSISNLAGNMVTSGGVGGPGSQGGGGAFSRQRSFVEWPSNPASPYYYQGPSTHVAQVKRRDAKSDIGVPTRRLSGQSLTKTQLLTGGGNSQLANAGCYPLHYASSNVAGAGYNRPLGQRSGGNGSSASGFGLQPAKSDLFLSYIHGGEYERPYIYNYKMPQMPGGAGAGAGAGAGTGAVGSPKQQTTAYHISGSQTADPPPPPPPLYGGTAPANDVMYYQFDKGAAVAAGPPSTSSSSSPPIVQQPRQTGGPLVYLQHGQNPSVPEVQQSTTHSSHSCSEEDEAMIVLEALQMEAQTTNDETEDTEDDEAAEAEDMFDADAPLMSPTGSHNSSNNNNNSSNNCIANNNSCGGGGIRQSNPSSNINFDNCNANVYCGQKAKQLGPITSGNQTSNCPTLNANANANANANANPNPNLNLNPNPSSHNTNSHSSSQANANANPPPNTTNNITAATLVAGAAAAAAATGTAATSTATNLQQNQNISSSLEIILSPIIQSSRRAQL
- the CG34347 gene encoding uncharacterized protein, isoform F yields the protein MNCLCRPSRIMSVRINLLDETEFIHEIKDDLPGQALLDVVFARLNLIETSYFGIRYIDEENQTHWLDPASRISRQLKPKSDPYDLYFGVKFYAADPCKLLEEITRYQLFLQVKQDVLQGRLPVAFELAAELGAFVVQSELGDYDQRRHSKGYVSEFRLLPNQSNELETRVSELHQQLKGMSPSSAELNYLDKVKWHDMYGVDLHPVLGEDSVEYFLGLTPSGIVVLRNKTTVAHYYWPRIAKVYYKGRYFMLRISDKNNELSTYGFETPRKSACKHLWRCCVEHHAFFRQVRVAPLPSSQSHAADLFQLGSRFRHSRPDKQTEKDALSAGRSPPAFTRTPSKRQPRRVIDDFFNSNGNGNGNGNGNGNGHGHGGSGAGTLGGGSHMGNRPLPQPGMGTISNNYDSPYRSTYSIPTSLGIRPCHQQQNNNSSSYNNNSGGNLQTPDSPRSTRSAPWPRSQQRSLFGHNPSSPRSVRSASTAGGGLHHHHSHHSHGHGTSHHPHHQSSSAGATSSTSHHHRQQRASSSSASHQQQRYRSSSVESHSSNDSRSTRKHKHRHRRTSDNESELSRGSGRSGRSGRSHHRKHRRSHRHRRDSAGGSDHDSTRGRSYSGHRSSSMRSGSTELIDSTSQWREVQRRQAEASLGQSSVQQAAVSKSSMVARSLHSNDSHSDTHSHHKSRRHRKNKSPSESRSRMWNSELAKHLQFDLVDTEGMSEQQLREIPYTVVETTSKRSNSNLKIHKSNSKSSVGAKSTGSGNTITNGSGSGNAGQARNRVDRIRGLYYQSTHPHEANGGPGAGGHAPKNGSIRSASTISSRECERNNGLVRMMSSMSMGDFISPTGSNLSPLENSALRVSHEHTDSGLGADQDYAYSSERSSDSTRYGTNKSSGASSGSHRKSGGSAGGNYNNLMQQTVSNQQQQQRSLFAQQQRQQKSTYKYATSSPSSTNPGSSSGLAPVHNPGSSSNPSSSQNPNSATNSNQQSPANRLLHYTTFENNQYKFSLNNALAKSSKGVVSGGGSISNLAGNMVTSGGVGGPGSQGGGGAFSRQRSFVEWPSNPASPYYYQGPSTHVAQVKRRDAKSDIGVPTRRLSGQSLTKTQLLTGGGNSQLANAGCYPLHYASSNVAGAGYNRPLGQRSGGNGSSASGFGLQPAKSDLFLSYIHGGEYERPYIYNYKMPQMPGGAGAGAGAGAGTGAVGSPKQQTTAYHISGSQTADPPPPPPPLYGGTAPANDVMYYQFDKGAAVAAGPPSTSSSSSPPIVQQPRQTGGPLVYLQHGQNPSVPEVQQSTTHSSHSCSEEDEAMIVLEALQMEAQTTNDETEDTEDDEAAEAEDMFDADAPLMSPTGSHNSSNNNNNSSNNCIANNNSCGGGGIRQSNPSSNINFDNCNANVYCGQKAKQLGPITSGNQTSNCPTLNANANANANANANPNPNLNLNPNPSSHNTNSHSSSQANANANPPPNTTNNITAATLVAGAAAAAAATGTAATSTATNLQQNQNISSSLEIILSPIIQSSRRAQL